One genomic window of Pocillopora verrucosa isolate sample1 chromosome 8, ASM3666991v2, whole genome shotgun sequence includes the following:
- the LOC131796667 gene encoding ATP-binding cassette sub-family C member 4-like encodes MAPNGYRKISSTGESAEKVGFVSFLCLQWMNDVMKTGSKRTLEEEDFVPLSNENTSQSATELLDKKWKEEIANSIRKKKRPKLWKSVLKMISLREAVFVVCCDVLYAIGSLLSPLLIGHLIFMLMSPETHQNNILHGCVLATAMTVTTLVGTLGVQHNSYAGELMGIRLSNAVKGLVYRKILLVSKSSLSKFSSGRVIDLLSNDVQRMETAPKCILTMNSAILQIVPATLIIAYLIGWQALMGEIFLWLLLPYYAEMSSLNAVLRLRSAAESDRRISLTNQVVSGIRAIKAHAWEDEFREKIKHTRKREISIIRTKSAILSSLAALEYTSIPILLSVITLLLTGQPLTPVNVFMLLMFINLLKLTICLDIAYGVVETRESFASLVRIEDFLISEDLFSISEDYCLQDRGTVLERKWGKLQNDSTSISRSYVSDEDPLTDQWINPSKPGTLCVSHLTYKEIARKDEFILQDVDFVAASGSLTVVTGPVGSGKSTLLSAIAGEMPDVSGTIGRKGTFVYVPQIAWVFSGTLRENILFGESYEEPRYTRIIEACALTEDFQRFPNGDQTVVGERGAVLSGGQRARVNLARAVYMNADLYLLDDPLSAVDFKVGRHIFEKCIKGLLGEKTRLLTSHQEQHMKDADQVIVLHKGRVLGKGTFAKLQRKSILNTTIDPLYKNALTVNKSNNMVTTTEDEERRGDLEPLRNKDNELEISVEDRAIGTVSSKLYWDYFRSSIHSLFIIGMIFLCLISQASIVAPDVWLSFLTGKLPSEQKDKTNLTIYGGLVAASFILSIIRAYIFFLACLRSSERLHDKMVMALLKAPVLFFDSNPVGRILNRFSKDVGSMDELLPLQFLSTIQLVLLLLSSVIVPSATNPWVLFVTVPVTAMILYIARFYLKSSRELKRLESICRSPIFSHISETLDGLDTIRTRGRQRDFMHKFYNYQDTHTQSFVMVTASGRWFGIRLDAIISLLIGLVVLVAVLVSQDAASAGLSLTYLIQTVELTQYTVRKSSDVENFMTSVERVMTYTKLDSEPGYKVDTLPPEHWPREGNITFRDVSMTYYPGGPKALRNINLDIKGGSNIGVAGRTGAGKSSFAAALLRMPDPDGDILVDGVQIKNINLRAARGCISALGQTPVLFSGSLRTNLDLVNRFQDADLWRVLEDVQLKDFVQSLEGQLDYELLENGANVSVGERQLICLARVLLQQNKIVILDEPTAHVDPGTEEIIWRVVREKLKDSTVIIIAHRLNTIRHCDKVFVFKEGGVVECGTCDT; translated from the exons ATGGCACCGAACGGTTACAGGAAGATCTCCTCCACTGGTGAATCTGCCGAGAAAGTTGGTTTTGTCTCTTTCCTTTGTTTGCAATGGATGAACGATGTCATGAAGACAGGCAGTAAACGAACCTTAGAGGAAGAAGACTTTGTACCACTCTCAAACGAGAACACCTCACAGTCAGCCACAGAACTTCTtgacaaaaaatggaaagaggAAATAGCTAATTCCATTAGGAAGAAGAAAAGACCGAAGTTGTGGAAAAGTGTTTTGAAGATGATTTCCCTCAGGgaagctgtttttgttgtttgctgtgatgtcttATACGCAATCGGCTCCCTCCTTTCACCATTGCTCATTGGACATCTGATTTTTATGTTAATGTCACCTGAAACACATCAGAACAACATCCTTCATGGTTGCGTGTTAGCAACTGCCATGACTGTAACCACTTTGGTCGGGACCCTCGGCGTGCAACATAACTCTTACGCGGGTGAATTAATGGGCATCAGACTGAGTAACGCAGTGAAAGGTCTCGTTTACAGAAAG ATCTTACTGGTTAGCAAGAGCTCATTGTCAAAGTTTTCATCAGGGCGTGTGATCGACTTGCTATCAAATGATGTTCAGCGGATGGAGACAGCACCTAAATGTATTCTAACAATGAACTCAGCCATACTCCAAATCGTGCCTGCAACGCTTATAATCGCTTATTTGATTGGCTGGCAGGCTCTTATGGGAGAGATATTTCTCTGGCTTCTTTTACCGTATTACGCAGAGATGTCTTCTCTCAATGCCGTACTGCGTCTGCGTTCAGCGGCGGAATCTGATCGGCGAATTTCCTTGACGAACCAAGTGGTTTCTGGGATACGTGCTATCAAAGCGCATGCGTGGGAGGAtgaattcagagaaaaaataaaacatacacGAAa acGAGAAATAAGCATCATCCGTACGAAAAGTGCCATTCTTTCAAGTTTGGCTGCCTTGGAGTATACTTCAATACCAATCCTGCTGTCTGTTATTACTCTGCTGCTCACTGGTCAACCCCTAACACCAGTCAATGTTTTTATGCTCTTAATGTTTATTAACCTGCTAAAACTTACTATTTGCCTTGACATTGCGTATGGTGTGGTGGAGACACGGGAATCATTTGCATCACTCGTAAGAATAGaagattttcttatttcagaggATTTGTTTTCCATCTCTGAGGATTATTGTCTACAAGACAGAGGAACAGTTCTAGAGAGAAAGTGGGGCAAGTTACAAAACGATTCTACATCTATAAGCCGGTCGTATGTATCAGATGAAGATCCCCTTACTGATCAGTGGATAAACCCTTCCAAGCCAGGAACTTTATGTGTGTCGCATTTAACATATAAAGAAATAGCAAGGAAAGATGAATTTATTCTTCAAGATGTGGACTTCGTTGCTGCATCAGGAAGCTTGACAGTCGTCACCGGACCAGTAGGCAGCGGTAAATCCACTCTCCTCTCAGCGATCGCTGGCGAGATGCCAGACGTAAGCGGAACAATAGGCCGTAAAGGAACTTTTGTGTATGTACCGCAAATAGCCTGGGTGTTCTCTGGAaccttaagagaaaatattttatttggagAGTCGTACGAGGAACCAAGATACACCAGAATAATCGAGGCATGCGCCCTCACGGAAGACTTTCAGCGGTTCCCGAACGGTGACCAAACCGTTGTTGGTGAGCGCGGTGCCGTTCTGAGTGGTGGTCAGCGTGCAAGAGTAAACTTAGCACGCGCAGTGTACATGAATGCAGACCTTTACTTGTTGGATGACCCTCTTAGTGCGGTGGACTTCAAAGTTGGTCGGCATATCTTTGAAAAGTGTATCAAGGGTTTGCTTGGTGAGAAGACCCGCCTGTTAACTTCTCATCAAGAACAACATATGAAAGATGCAGACCAAGTGATTGTACTGCACAAAGGTCGCGTTCTGGGGAAGGGAACCTTCGCTAAGCTTCAGAGAAAAAGCATCTTAAATACCACCATCGACCCACTTTACAAGAATGCTTTGACAGTGAACAAGTCCAATAACATGGTCACCACAACGGAGGATGAAGAGAGACGCGGAGATTTGGAGCCACTTAGAAATAAAGACAATGAACTGGAAATATCTGTTGAAGATCGGGCAATCGGAACGGTGTCAAGTAAGCTGTATTGGGACTACTTCAGAAGTAGTATTCACTCCTTATTCATCATTGGAATGATTTTCTTGTGTCTTATTTCTCAAG CATCGATAGTTGCCCCTGACGTGTGGCTGTCCTTTTTGACCGGGAAACTTCCATCAGAACAGAAAGACAAGACAAATCTTACTATCTACGGTGGTTTGGTCGCTGCTTCCTTCATATTAAGCATCATCAGGGcctacattttctttttggcaTGTCTAAGAAGCTCTGAGCGGCTTCATGACAAAATGGTTATGGCTCTTTTAAAAGCGCCGGTTCTTTTTTTCGATTCAAATCCCGTGGGTAGAATCCTGAATCGATTCTCTAAAGACGTGGGTAGCATGGATGAGTTATTACCATTACAGTTTCTATCTACAATTCAACTGGTATTGCTGTTGCTCTCATCAGTAATCGTTCCTTCTGCTACAAATCCTTGGGTTTTGTTTGTCACTGTTCCAGTGACGGCCATGATTCTTTACATCGCAAGATTTTACTTGAAGAGTTCCAGAGAACTAAAAAGGTTGGAGTCAATATGTCGAAGCCCAATCTTCTCTCACATATCAGAAACTCTCGATGGACTGGACACAATTCGAACAAGAGGTAGACAGAGAGATTTTATGCACAAGTTTTACAA CTACCAAGACACTCATACCCAGTCTTTTGTCATGGTGACGGCGAGTGGCAGATGGTTCGGTATTCGTCTGGATGCAatcatttctcttttaatagGCTTAGTCGTCTTAGTGGCAGTTTTAGTATCTCAAGACGCCG CTTCCGCTGGGCTTTCTCTCACTTACCTCATTCAAACAGTGGAGCTGACGCAATACACTGTCAGAAAATCATCAGATGTCGAGAATTTTATGACGTCAGTTGAACGAGTTATGACCTACACCAAGCTTGACTCTGAGCCTGGATACAAAGTGGACACACTTCCCCCGGAACACTGGCCACGCGAAGGAAATATCACATTCCGCGATGTGTCGATGACGTATTACCCGGGGGGACCTAAAGCGCTGAGGAACATAAATCTTGACATCAAAGGAGGCTCAAACATAGGTGTTGCAGGCCGCACGGGCGCCGGCAAATCATCTTTTGCAGCAGCTCTTTTGCGCATGCCCGACCCTGACGGAGATATTCTCGTGGATGGGGTTCAGATAAAGAATATTAATCTCCGAGCAGCTCGAGGATGCATATCCGCTCTTGGCCAAACCCCGGTGCTTTTCAGTGGATCATTGAGGACAAATCTGGATCTTGTCAACCGCTTCCAAGATGCGGATCTGTGGCGAGTCTTAGAGGatgtgcaactgaaagatttcgTACAAAGTCTTGAGGGACAATTGGATTAcgaattgttggaaaatggagCAAATGTTAGTGTAggagagcggcagttgatttgTTTGGCTCGTGTGCTGTTGCAGCAGAACAAGATCGTCATCTTGGATGAACCCACTGCACACGTGGATCCAGGCACAGAAGAAATAATCTGGAGAGTGGTGCGAGAGAAACTGAAAGACTCCACAGTAATAATTATAGCTCACCGTCTGAACACCATCAGACACTGTgacaaagtttttgttttcaaggagGGAGGGGTGGTGGAGTGTGGAACATGTGACACATGA